Proteins from a genomic interval of bacterium:
- a CDS encoding protein-L-isoaspartate(D-aspartate) O-methyltransferase — translation MRKKIILFLIISCLMVLNCCRKKEVRVNYKELEKERKVMVVEQIEERGIKDKRVLEVMERVPRHEFVPEEYRAFAYEDSPLPIGEGQTISQPYIVALMTECLNLEGEEKVLEVGTGSGYQAAILSELAKEVYTIEIVGPLAERAEELLKNLGYRNVKVRCGDGYLGWEEYAPFDGIIVTCAPEHIPQPLIDQLAEGGRMVIPVGETQFPQVLKLVEKREGKVTMRNVVPVRFVPMTGDEVEKRKR, via the coding sequence ATGAGAAAAAAAATTATTCTTTTTTTGATAATATCCTGTTTAATGGTCCTCAACTGTTGCCGAAAAAAAGAGGTCAGAGTCAATTATAAGGAGCTGGAGAAGGAAAGAAAGGTAATGGTGGTTGAACAGATTGAGGAGAGGGGAATAAAGGATAAGCGGGTTCTGGAAGTAATGGAGAGGGTTCCCAGACACGAGTTTGTCCCGGAAGAATACAGAGCTTTTGCCTATGAGGATTCTCCTCTTCCTATAGGGGAAGGGCAGACTATTTCCCAGCCCTACATTGTCGCCCTAATGACAGAATGTCTGAATCTGGAGGGCGAGGAGAAAGTATTGGAAGTGGGTACGGGCTCAGGTTACCAGGCAGCTATACTATCTGAACTGGCTAAGGAAGTGTATACGATTGAGATAGTGGGGCCATTGGCTGAAAGGGCAGAAGAGCTTCTTAAGAATTTGGGTTATAGGAATGTGAAGGTAAGATGTGGTGATGGATATTTAGGATGGGAAGAGTATGCGCCTTTTGATGGAATTATAGTGACCTGCGCACCTGAGCATATTCCCCAGCCTCTAATTGACCAACTTGCCGAAGGTGGCAGGATGGTGATACCTGTAGGAGAAACCCAGTTTCCCCAGGTTCTTAAGCTTGTAGAAAAAAGAGAAGGAAAAGTGACTATGCGGAATGTAGTTCCTGTCAGGTTTGTTCCTATGACCGGGGATGAGGTGGAAAAACGGAAGAGGTGA